The window GAGACGTTCGTCGGCTTCCGACTCGTCGAGCGCGGCGTCCCGCGCAACGGCTACGACATCACCAACACGGACGGGAAGGTCATCGGCACCGTCACCTCCGGGACGATGAGCCCGTCGCTGGACGAACCGGTCGGGATGGGCTACGTGCCCGTCGACTACGCCGACCCCGGGACGACGGTTCGGGTCGTGGTGCGTGGCCAGCAGAAGAAGGCGCGCGTGCAGACGTTGCCGTTCCTCGACGACTGAGTGGCGATTCGGGAGTGAGAAGGCAATCCTGTCGTTATATCTCTGCATTTCTGGTATTATATCTGGGTTTGAACTATTATGCGCCAGCCTTTGGATGTCCCGCGTCGATTCACGCCTGTCGTCAGTCGAGCAGGCCCGCGCTGGCGGCCGTGCCCGGAGGGCCGGCTGTCTCTCCACTGCGCGAGGGCCGAGAAGCGCAACGAGTCCCGGCCGGCCGAGCGGATGAGGGCTTCGGCAGTGGTTGTGTGATTGCAGTTGTCGTGCGAGCGGGTGAGGGCTTCGCAAGCAGTCTCCCCGAGTCGCACGCACCTGGGGCAGAGCGCGAGCCACAGCGGCCGCCCGGCTGCCGAAAGATACAGGCGCATCGAACGACGCGGGACCTGATACGGATGCACAGTATCCCGAGCCACCTGCTGGAGTCGTCGGACACGCCATGGTACGTCCGGGCCATCCTCGCCGCCCTGCTCGTCGGAGCTGTGGCGGCGTTCCTCCTGTGGCGATATCCCCAACTGTCGTCGCTGGTACTCTGAGCAGCTGCGCTCCTCCGCGCGTGACGGTCCCCGACCCCCGAACCACAGCCTACATGCCTTCTCCACCCAACCCCCGCGTATGAGCTTCGAGGTGCCCGAGGACTGCCGGTATCTGGAGACCCACGAGTGGGTCCGGCTGGAGAATGGAACTGCCCGCGTCGGCATCTCCGACTTCGCGCAGGACGAACTCGGCGACGTGGTGTTCGTCGAACTCCCGAGCGAGGGCGACACCCTCTCCCAGGAGGCCGACTTCGGCGTCATCGAGTCCATCAAGGCCGTCTCGGACCTGTACGCGCCGGTCTCCGGGACCGTCGCCACCGTGAACGACCGGCTCGTCGACGAGCCCGAACTCGTCAACGAGGACCCGTTCGGCGACGGCTGGATGCTGGAACTCGAGGATGTCGACGAGAGCGAACTGGATGGCCTGCTCTCGCCCGACGCGTACCGCCAGCAGATCGAGTAGCGACGGGCCGTCTGACCGCGCGGTCACGTCACCGACCGAACCGAAGGGGTTGTTATCGCCGGACCGTAATCCTGGATAACCCGATGTTCACGCCGCCAATCGACCCGGAGCCGGGGGCCGACCGATGAGCAGCGACGACCGCGGCAGTCCGTTCGCGCCACACACCGCCGACGAGACCGCGGCGATGCTCGACGCGGTCGGTGTCGCCGACGAGGAGGCGCTGTTCGACGTGCCCGATGCCGTCCGCTTCGACGGCGAGTTCGGCATCGAGCCACGGTCGGAACGTGCCGTCCGCGAGGAGGTGGGTGAGATGCTCGCGCGCAACGACGAGGTGACCGAGTTCCTCGGGCGTGGCCACTACGCCCACTACGTCCCCTCGCTCGTGGGGCATCTCTCGGACCGCTCGGAGTTCCTGACGAGCTACACGCAGTACCAGCCCGAGGTCGCGCAGGGGTTCCTGCAGGCGCTGTTCGAGTACCAGTCGATGCTGGTCGAGTTGACCGGCCTGCCGGTCGCGAACTGCTCGATGTACGACGCCGCGACCGCGCTGGGCGAGGCGGCCACGCTCGCGAGCCGCGTCCGCCAGACGACCGGGACACGCGTCCTCGTGCCCGAGCACCTACTGCACGGGCGGCGCGAGGTGCTCGAGAACTACGTCGCCGGGAGCGACCTGACCGTCGAGTCGTACCCGATGGCCGACGGCAACGCCGACCTGGACGCGCTCGGAGCGCAGATGGACGACGAGGTCGTGATGCTGTACGCCGAGAACCCGACTG of the Haloglomus salinum genome contains:
- the gcvH gene encoding glycine cleavage system protein GcvH: MSFEVPEDCRYLETHEWVRLENGTARVGISDFAQDELGDVVFVELPSEGDTLSQEADFGVIESIKAVSDLYAPVSGTVATVNDRLVDEPELVNEDPFGDGWMLELEDVDESELDGLLSPDAYRQQIE